In Nocardia yunnanensis, one DNA window encodes the following:
- a CDS encoding WXG100 family type VII secretion target yields MRIDPAEVHATADWIDRAAQDLVDEVNAHMRLVRSFLGGDWQGAAATSHETPWADWEDAAHRILTSFQTDSGLLRRVADEHAQTDQRRAATIHQVGSSLDLPEVV; encoded by the coding sequence ATGAGAATCGATCCGGCCGAAGTTCACGCGACGGCGGACTGGATCGATCGTGCGGCGCAGGACCTCGTGGACGAGGTGAACGCGCATATGCGCCTGGTCCGCTCGTTCCTGGGGGGCGACTGGCAGGGCGCTGCGGCCACATCGCATGAGACCCCTTGGGCCGACTGGGAGGACGCAGCACATCGCATCTTGACGTCTTTTCAGACCGATTCAGGGCTGCTTCGGCGCGTAGCCGATGAGCACGCCCAGACCGACCAGCGCCGTGCGGCGACGATCCATCAGGTCGGATCGAGCCTCGACTTGCCCGAGGTGGTGTAA
- a CDS encoding SUKH-3 domain-containing protein, with translation MRFFWPNPITTQVVTAAGWTPARRIDIAMWVDSLEGEGYQVTRSAASILEGFGNLALHIPEIPGSERPAETLFFDPIDVGSGMYERYADLELAIGHRMTPLAVNSTGTAFLLVLDNGSVVSDGPHGLQLLGNTFPQALDLSVCRHRSPISLLTYNYTRPRRPVHA, from the coding sequence ATGCGCTTCTTCTGGCCGAATCCCATTACGACACAGGTGGTCACCGCAGCGGGGTGGACTCCCGCGCGTCGGATCGACATAGCGATGTGGGTCGACAGTCTCGAAGGGGAGGGTTATCAGGTGACCCGTTCCGCGGCTTCGATTCTCGAAGGCTTCGGTAACCTGGCTCTTCATATTCCGGAGATCCCCGGGAGCGAGCGGCCGGCCGAGACGCTGTTCTTCGATCCGATCGACGTGGGCAGCGGGATGTACGAGCGGTATGCGGATTTGGAGTTGGCGATCGGTCACCGGATGACGCCGCTCGCGGTGAACTCCACCGGCACAGCGTTTTTGTTGGTGCTGGATAACGGCAGCGTGGTGTCCGACGGTCCGCATGGCCTTCAGCTGCTGGGGAACACCTTCCCGCAGGCCCTGGATCTGTCTGTGTGCCGGCATCGATCTCCGATTTCGTTGCTCACCTACAACTACACTCGACCCCGTCGACCGGTTCACGCCTGA
- a CDS encoding 3'-5' exonuclease, with the protein MDTVQSWIKNGVAPEEIGIATRAKWTAEQIAKRLEAEAVRTHLLARKSKAEHKVSLGTMHRMKGLEFRCMVVAGVDDDHVPVAAALTPIEDDPHAHALDLQRERCLLFVACTRAREQLVITWHGQPSRFLSAIQRPV; encoded by the coding sequence GTGGATACAGTCCAATCCTGGATCAAGAACGGCGTTGCACCTGAGGAGATCGGCATCGCCACGCGCGCCAAATGGACTGCCGAGCAGATCGCGAAACGCCTTGAAGCCGAGGCGGTTCGCACTCATCTGCTGGCCCGGAAAAGCAAAGCCGAGCACAAAGTTTCGCTCGGAACCATGCACCGCATGAAGGGGCTGGAATTCCGCTGCATGGTTGTCGCCGGTGTGGACGACGACCATGTGCCGGTCGCTGCCGCCCTCACCCCGATCGAGGATGACCCCCATGCTCACGCGCTCGATCTGCAACGGGAACGATGCCTTCTCTTCGTCGCGTGCACCCGTGCTCGCGAGCAGCTGGTGATCACGTGGCACGGGCAACCGAGCCGGTTTCTCTCTGCAATCCAACGTCCAGTTTGA
- a CDS encoding DUF3311 domain-containing protein, protein MLIAPGLLYCLAPAVANRVEPRLLGIPFLVAYLIIVTILTGPVIWLAARLDPAYRSGAAEFVPADAGDEGEIQR, encoded by the coding sequence TTGCTGATCGCGCCGGGTCTGCTCTACTGCCTCGCGCCAGCGGTCGCGAACCGGGTCGAGCCGCGTCTTCTCGGGATCCCTTTCCTGGTCGCCTATCTGATCATTGTCACGATCCTCACCGGCCCGGTGATTTGGCTGGCCGCCCGATTGGACCCCGCATATCGTTCGGGCGCAGCCGAATTCGTCCCGGCCGATGCGGGCGACGAAGGCGAGATTCAGCGATGA
- a CDS encoding YbaB/EbfC family nucleoid-associated protein — protein MPASPESRFEEIAQKARKAQDAIDKIRGSISLAGVRIEVNAEGRITGLDMANHELAQMIVFAHNQALDAALEQVAEQRRILAEDTAVSAIIRRLIAEVPPAEPPAPRLREVSAIRAGDEPNEVLPRPEPIPEPWDDPDYQNPFALPRHIQRRYGICP, from the coding sequence TTGCCAGCCTCGCCAGAGAGTCGTTTCGAAGAGATCGCCCAGAAAGCCCGCAAGGCCCAAGACGCCATCGACAAAATCCGCGGAAGCATCTCCCTGGCAGGCGTCCGCATCGAGGTGAACGCCGAAGGCCGAATCACCGGCCTGGACATGGCAAACCACGAACTCGCCCAAATGATCGTCTTCGCCCACAACCAAGCCCTCGACGCCGCCCTGGAACAGGTAGCCGAACAACGCCGCATCCTGGCCGAGGACACCGCCGTCTCCGCGATCATCCGCCGCCTGATCGCGGAGGTCCCACCGGCCGAACCGCCTGCCCCACGCCTCCGAGAGGTCTCCGCGATCAGAGCAGGCGACGAACCCAACGAAGTACTCCCACGCCCGGAGCCGATCCCCGAACCCTGGGACGACCCCGACTACCAAAACCCCTTCGCCCTCCCCCGCCACATCCAACGCCGCTACGGCATCTGCCCGTGA
- a CDS encoding sodium:solute symporter family protein, which translates to MTGHAAVAVSLFAVAMVATVAIGVLSARGRVRSMSEWSITERGLGTLFVLVLMAGESYTSFSFLGAAGWSYRYGIPIFYLIAYLSTGLAVAYLVAPALWTYCARHHLVSIADIAEHRFRSRALGVTVALICTIFLVPYVQLQIQGMGVVVNAMSYGAINLKTAAVISFVVAETFILTSGLRGSAWVSVLKDSLAVLAIAILALYIPWHYFDGPSDLLDRLVADKPQWLTFPGAGGGTFGASWFVSTIVLNAITICVFPTTVAGYLSAKSPNALRRNSILLPWYQVLLLIPIMIGAAALFAAPGLKNPDLALFTLVTESLPSPVVALIGIAGALSAIVPMSVFLIAIGTLCGRTILGGGLHGGAAADSRQRRGSQLIGLLVGAIALGGAVFYPKLLVNLSVLSYEGIAQLVPAVLLGLYWRKLTALGVGMGLVTGGAVVLLLHATGHDPLLGVNGGLFALAANLLVAVAFSTVTPKQPGRGSSQYREVRASEIDHK; encoded by the coding sequence ATGACCGGGCATGCCGCCGTCGCGGTCTCGCTGTTCGCGGTCGCCATGGTCGCTACCGTGGCCATCGGCGTGCTGTCCGCGCGCGGTCGCGTTCGCTCCATGTCCGAATGGTCGATCACCGAGCGCGGCTTGGGCACCTTGTTCGTGCTGGTGTTGATGGCAGGCGAGAGTTACACCAGCTTCTCGTTTCTCGGCGCGGCCGGCTGGTCGTACCGGTATGGCATTCCGATCTTCTATCTGATCGCTTACCTGAGCACCGGTCTCGCCGTCGCGTATCTGGTGGCTCCGGCGCTGTGGACGTATTGTGCACGCCATCATCTGGTCTCGATCGCGGATATCGCCGAACATCGTTTCCGCTCACGGGCTTTGGGGGTCACGGTCGCGCTGATTTGCACGATCTTCCTGGTGCCCTACGTCCAGTTGCAGATCCAGGGCATGGGCGTGGTCGTCAACGCCATGTCCTACGGCGCGATCAATCTGAAGACAGCCGCGGTCATCTCGTTCGTCGTCGCCGAAACCTTCATCCTGACGTCCGGTCTGCGCGGCTCGGCCTGGGTCAGCGTGCTGAAGGACAGCCTCGCGGTCCTGGCGATCGCCATCCTGGCCCTCTACATCCCCTGGCACTACTTCGACGGCCCGTCGGACCTCCTCGATCGTCTCGTCGCCGACAAACCTCAGTGGCTGACCTTCCCCGGTGCCGGCGGCGGCACCTTCGGCGCGTCCTGGTTCGTCTCCACGATCGTCCTCAACGCGATCACCATCTGCGTCTTCCCCACCACCGTGGCGGGATACCTCTCCGCCAAGTCCCCAAATGCCCTGCGCCGCAATTCGATCCTGCTGCCGTGGTACCAGGTCCTGCTCCTCATCCCGATCATGATCGGTGCGGCCGCCCTCTTCGCGGCACCCGGGCTGAAAAACCCCGATCTGGCATTGTTCACTCTCGTCACCGAATCCCTCCCCTCCCCCGTCGTCGCCTTGATCGGCATCGCCGGCGCACTGTCCGCGATCGTTCCCATGAGCGTCTTCCTCATAGCCATCGGAACCCTGTGCGGCCGAACCATTCTCGGCGGCGGCCTACACGGCGGCGCGGCCGCGGACTCCCGGCAGCGCCGCGGCTCCCAGCTCATCGGGCTCCTGGTGGGCGCAATCGCCTTGGGCGGAGCCGTCTTCTATCCGAAACTCCTGGTCAACCTGTCTGTGCTGTCCTACGAGGGCATCGCCCAGCTCGTTCCCGCGGTCTTGCTGGGTCTGTACTGGCGCAAGCTGACCGCGCTCGGCGTCGGCATGGGACTCGTGACCGGCGGTGCCGTCGTCCTTCTACTCCACGCCACCGGTCACGACCCGCTGCTCGGCGTGAACGGCGGTCTTTTCGCCCTGGCCGCCAATCTCCTCGTTGCCGTTGCCTTCTCGACTGTCACTCCGAAACAGCCTGGCCGAGGGTCTTCCCAGTACAGGGAAGTCCGTGCGAGCGAGATCGACCACAAGTGA
- a CDS encoding WXG100 family type VII secretion target: protein MGDYRVDLGGLQQLIDGAATLEATIESRVAEIESRVDELHLGWAGEAASAHRAAHDERVAAVGVMREALRILGEKLSAAHSAYGTVGTTNSAMWP from the coding sequence ATGGGGGACTATCGCGTTGATTTGGGCGGGTTGCAGCAGCTGATCGATGGGGCAGCCACATTGGAGGCCACGATCGAGAGCCGGGTGGCCGAGATCGAGTCGCGTGTGGACGAGTTGCACCTGGGTTGGGCCGGCGAGGCCGCATCCGCGCACCGAGCCGCTCACGATGAGCGTGTAGCGGCAGTCGGAGTGATGCGAGAAGCCTTGCGCATCCTCGGCGAGAAGCTGTCGGCGGCACATTCCGCATATGGGACGGTGGGTACGACCAACTCGGCGATGTGGCCATGA
- a CDS encoding DEAD/DEAH box helicase — translation MGGTERARQLLRFWRAIEMFSPQEIPKVATRGSGPFVVDVGVAGPAPWEAEHPLWREHPLPPGKTWRFTVYGGLFQIERVRDELLRAFGPEQAQPDARPIGTTAMFAFILDQHGTLVEDSPKLSACAWAVGRLQTPGPGDKSWLNGFDKDEQELVSGLNELASPGFAEAVSKRFALMKATGSQGKTAGREALAKGLGTATTAAAAAAVASVAGPVAGGMVGATAGTFVEKMVAKSAAAKSKDGDKASGPATFTFTAENLHQFTSDLSDALGISKALDAGGVRVKCVQVSEKRATDVDADFLNSFIAQDLADVEKAVADRDIGLALHLYLSDDCDSARRVDVRANPSAIVAGLSPSLIPPGRWPGDTRRPLVLSQQFAVNQLMAELSEAAGIFAVNGPPGTGKTTMLRDALAAIVVERALRLAEYDSPTSAFTRFLGKVQVDRYQFKVHAPNPDITGFEVVLATASNDAAANVTAEIPAVAAVQGVLNEALAAGYFPELATHILEGDAWGLIAAVLGNMKNRSEFSQRFWWGKEGIAQDRSEADDAPDPADDGVVGMQKILAQADGNPEEAEAWRSTRAAFRSALAEVRQLASERQAVADDIAEFNRLRTVVEDVYRDIEIAQQEHDRRKTEHAAAEAERQSADAELQSARAAVEEHNRDKPGFWISLSTLFRAGREWNDEAKVLIAARKSADLRYTECAEAVTRAAGAWAAAAAEGQRLIGVHSAAVRDLEAVGTRADRACERWPGTVPFGSVLDDERRFQLCNAWADEEFTQARHRLFLEALRLHRAFALAAASRLRGNLAVLSALLRGPLDPKPSTEVLTAVWQSLFLLVPMVSTTFASLPRLFAGLGRETFGWLFIDEAGQATPQQAVGGLWRARRAVIVGDPQQLEPIVTLPLPAQRALLEHYRVPEQWTPDFTSTQRVADRLARYGTNLPDPQGGESAWVGAPLRVHRRCDRPMFAISNAIAYGGDLMVYGTPARGEFPGENAWFDIRSGVSEGNWVPAEGDRLAELLDWLVDGIGLPPNSIRVISPFRDVVRGSKVIAARTIDGDFARGNVGTVHTVQGQESDVVILVLGTPAERAGARRWAASTPNLLNVAVSRAKRRLYVIGNHESWSEQRFFNVLAATLPRTSDGR, via the coding sequence ATGGGTGGGACCGAGCGTGCGCGGCAGCTGCTGCGATTCTGGCGGGCGATCGAGATGTTCAGCCCGCAGGAGATACCCAAGGTGGCCACTCGTGGATCTGGGCCGTTCGTCGTCGACGTCGGTGTGGCGGGGCCGGCGCCGTGGGAGGCCGAGCACCCGTTGTGGCGTGAGCATCCGTTGCCGCCGGGGAAGACGTGGCGTTTCACCGTTTACGGGGGTCTGTTTCAAATCGAACGTGTTCGAGACGAGTTGCTTCGCGCTTTCGGTCCTGAACAAGCCCAACCGGATGCCCGTCCGATCGGGACGACGGCGATGTTCGCGTTCATCCTCGACCAGCACGGGACCTTGGTGGAGGACTCACCGAAATTGTCGGCCTGCGCCTGGGCCGTGGGGCGGTTGCAGACCCCGGGTCCTGGAGACAAGAGCTGGCTGAACGGCTTCGACAAGGACGAACAAGAGTTAGTGTCCGGGCTGAACGAGCTCGCGTCACCGGGATTCGCGGAAGCGGTCTCCAAGCGGTTCGCTCTTATGAAGGCGACAGGCAGCCAAGGAAAGACCGCCGGACGGGAGGCATTGGCCAAGGGCCTCGGCACCGCGACGACCGCGGCTGCGGCAGCGGCCGTCGCGTCGGTCGCGGGACCGGTGGCCGGCGGCATGGTGGGTGCGACCGCAGGAACGTTCGTGGAGAAGATGGTTGCCAAGTCGGCTGCCGCCAAGAGCAAAGACGGCGACAAGGCGAGCGGACCGGCCACCTTCACCTTCACAGCCGAGAACCTGCACCAGTTCACCAGCGATTTGAGCGACGCGCTCGGAATCTCGAAGGCGTTGGATGCCGGCGGAGTCCGAGTCAAATGCGTTCAGGTGTCAGAGAAGCGCGCAACGGACGTGGATGCCGACTTCCTGAACAGCTTCATCGCACAGGACCTGGCCGACGTGGAGAAGGCAGTTGCCGACCGGGACATCGGACTCGCTTTACATCTGTACCTCTCTGATGACTGCGATTCCGCAAGGCGCGTCGATGTACGAGCGAACCCGTCCGCGATAGTCGCGGGCCTGAGTCCCAGCCTGATTCCGCCAGGTAGATGGCCGGGAGATACTCGTAGACCGCTGGTGCTCAGCCAGCAGTTCGCCGTCAACCAGCTGATGGCCGAATTATCGGAAGCAGCAGGGATATTCGCCGTCAACGGTCCGCCCGGAACCGGAAAGACGACCATGCTGCGAGACGCCCTCGCGGCGATCGTCGTGGAACGCGCGCTCCGGCTGGCCGAATACGACAGCCCCACTTCCGCTTTCACTCGCTTCCTCGGCAAAGTTCAAGTCGACAGATACCAGTTCAAAGTCCACGCCCCGAACCCCGACATCACCGGCTTCGAGGTCGTACTGGCCACCGCCAGCAATGATGCCGCCGCGAACGTCACCGCCGAGATACCCGCGGTCGCCGCGGTGCAGGGCGTCCTGAACGAAGCGCTCGCCGCAGGCTACTTCCCGGAACTCGCCACCCACATACTCGAGGGCGACGCGTGGGGGCTGATCGCCGCCGTGCTGGGCAATATGAAGAATCGTTCGGAGTTCTCACAGCGATTCTGGTGGGGGAAGGAAGGAATTGCCCAGGATCGGTCCGAGGCCGACGATGCTCCGGATCCCGCCGACGACGGGGTCGTCGGCATGCAGAAGATCTTGGCGCAGGCGGACGGCAATCCCGAGGAAGCCGAGGCGTGGCGATCGACGCGCGCCGCTTTCCGGAGCGCACTGGCGGAAGTCCGGCAACTCGCGAGCGAGCGGCAAGCCGTGGCCGATGATATAGCCGAGTTCAATAGATTGCGGACCGTCGTCGAGGACGTCTACCGAGACATCGAAATAGCTCAGCAGGAGCACGATCGTCGAAAGACAGAGCATGCCGCGGCGGAAGCCGAGAGGCAATCCGCGGACGCCGAGCTCCAATCCGCCCGTGCGGCGGTGGAGGAACATAATCGGGACAAGCCCGGATTCTGGATATCACTCTCGACGCTGTTCCGCGCCGGCCGCGAATGGAACGACGAGGCCAAAGTCCTTATCGCAGCGCGCAAATCCGCTGACCTGCGGTACACCGAATGCGCTGAAGCGGTCACTCGGGCAGCAGGAGCGTGGGCTGCTGCCGCCGCTGAGGGCCAACGCCTCATCGGCGTTCATTCCGCCGCGGTGCGGGACCTCGAGGCTGTCGGCACTCGAGCGGACCGAGCCTGCGAACGATGGCCCGGCACAGTTCCTTTCGGCAGTGTGCTCGACGACGAACGCCGCTTCCAACTCTGCAATGCTTGGGCTGACGAAGAGTTCACCCAGGCGAGACACCGGCTGTTCCTCGAGGCGCTGCGCCTGCACCGCGCATTCGCTCTCGCGGCCGCATCACGACTCCGTGGAAACCTGGCAGTACTGTCCGCATTGCTGCGCGGCCCGCTCGATCCCAAACCCAGCACCGAAGTACTCACTGCGGTATGGCAATCCCTGTTCCTGCTCGTCCCGATGGTATCGACGACATTCGCCTCCCTGCCCCGCCTGTTCGCGGGCCTGGGAAGAGAAACCTTCGGCTGGCTGTTCATCGATGAGGCCGGGCAGGCGACTCCTCAGCAGGCCGTAGGCGGACTCTGGCGGGCGCGGCGCGCGGTCATCGTCGGCGACCCTCAGCAACTCGAGCCGATTGTGACGCTGCCGCTCCCCGCGCAACGCGCGTTGCTCGAACACTATCGGGTACCTGAGCAGTGGACACCCGACTTCACCTCTACCCAGCGAGTCGCCGATCGCCTGGCGCGATACGGAACGAACTTGCCCGATCCGCAGGGTGGTGAGTCCGCGTGGGTGGGCGCACCGCTGCGCGTTCACCGCCGCTGCGACCGGCCGATGTTCGCGATATCCAACGCCATCGCCTACGGCGGCGACCTCATGGTTTACGGCACTCCAGCACGCGGGGAATTCCCCGGCGAAAACGCGTGGTTCGACATCCGGTCCGGCGTATCCGAGGGCAACTGGGTTCCCGCGGAAGGTGACAGGCTCGCCGAGCTGCTGGACTGGTTGGTCGATGGAATCGGTCTGCCACCCAATTCAATTCGCGTGATCAGTCCCTTTCGTGATGTCGTGAGGGGATCCAAGGTGATTGCCGCCAGGACTATCGATGGGGATTTCGCCCGCGGCAACGTCGGTACGGTTCACACCGTCCAGGGTCAGGAGTCCGATGTGGTGATTCTCGTCCTCGGTACACCCGCGGAGCGAGCTGGTGCCAGGCGATGGGCCGCGTCGACCCCGAACCTGCTGAATGTCGCGGTGTCGCGCGCGAAACGGCGTCTGTACGTCATCGGAAATCACGAATCCTGGAGTGAACAGCGCTTTTTCAATGTGCTGGCCGCAACGCTCCCACGTACCTCGGATGGCAGGTGA
- a CDS encoding transposase family protein has protein sequence MIAYRAMLDVSRELVCHVSRLLAAERRARGTRRGARALTPFRQAMFVLAWFRKREDLEVLGAGFGISRATAYRYHGEAIDVLAAQAPDLHEVLHHAHEQGMTHLNLDGKLFRSDRCGEQTLSVKGESIDAWYSGKAHAPGANLQALTAPDGFPLWISDAEPGSTHDITAARTHVLGALCWAAAHLDLPTLADAGYDGAGIGVHTPVKQPSDGRDLDIDTRTRNALLRGLRCLAERGFALLTGRWRALHHFTTSPEKIGDIVKAALVLTHFEHGRHQ, from the coding sequence GTGATCGCCTATCGTGCCATGCTCGACGTGTCTCGGGAGCTGGTCTGCCATGTTTCGCGGTTGCTGGCCGCCGAACGACGAGCCCGCGGCACCCGCCGCGGCGCTCGGGCACTGACACCGTTTCGGCAGGCGATGTTCGTGCTGGCCTGGTTCCGCAAGCGCGAAGACCTCGAGGTGCTCGGTGCCGGGTTCGGCATCAGCCGCGCCACCGCCTACCGCTACCACGGCGAGGCGATCGACGTGCTCGCCGCCCAAGCCCCCGACCTGCACGAAGTCCTGCACCACGCGCACGAGCAGGGAATGACGCATCTGAACCTGGACGGCAAGCTGTTTCGCTCCGACCGCTGTGGCGAGCAGACCCTCAGCGTGAAAGGCGAATCGATCGACGCCTGGTATTCGGGCAAGGCCCACGCCCCCGGAGCCAACCTGCAAGCACTCACCGCGCCCGACGGATTCCCGCTGTGGATCTCCGACGCCGAACCCGGCTCGACCCACGACATCACCGCCGCCCGCACCCACGTGCTCGGCGCATTATGTTGGGCCGCAGCACATCTGGATCTGCCGACCCTCGCCGACGCCGGATACGACGGCGCCGGGATCGGGGTGCACACCCCGGTCAAACAGCCCAGCGACGGCCGCGACCTCGATATCGACACCCGCACCCGGAACGCTCTGCTACGCGGGCTGCGCTGCCTGGCCGAACGCGGCTTCGCCCTGCTCACCGGACGCTGGCGCGCCCTGCACCACTTCACCACCAGCCCCGAGAAAATCGGCGACATCGTCAAAGCCGCACTCGTCCTCACCCATTTCGAACACGGCCGACACCAATGA
- the rnhA gene encoding ribonuclease HI: protein MEVEIYTDGACSPNPGPGGWGAILRYGSHERELCGGDPGPTTNNRMELTAPIEALERLTRPSRVRVFTDSTYVRNGITSWVPKWKANGWLTQSREPVKNVDLWQRIHAACTPHTVEWEWVKGHAGHPENERADRLAVQGMTEVRDAKSPVE, encoded by the coding sequence GTGGAAGTAGAGATCTACACCGACGGCGCGTGCAGCCCGAACCCAGGCCCCGGCGGCTGGGGCGCCATCCTCCGCTACGGCAGCCACGAACGCGAACTATGCGGCGGAGACCCCGGCCCCACCACCAACAACCGCATGGAGCTGACCGCCCCGATCGAGGCCCTGGAAAGACTCACCCGCCCCTCGCGGGTGCGAGTCTTCACCGACAGCACCTACGTACGCAACGGCATCACATCCTGGGTCCCGAAATGGAAAGCCAACGGCTGGCTCACCCAAAGCCGAGAACCGGTCAAGAACGTCGACCTCTGGCAGCGAATCCACGCCGCGTGCACGCCACACACGGTTGAATGGGAGTGGGTCAAGGGCCACGCCGGCCACCCCGAAAACGAACGCGCCGACCGCCTCGCCGTCCAGGGCATGACCGAAGTACGCGACGCCAAAAGCCCTGTCGAATAG